The Streptomyces sp. 135 sequence GCAACGCCTTCGTCACCGACCAGCTCAGCCGCGACAGCGGCCTGGCCTCCGTGACGGCCGCGACGTTCTTCGTACGCGTGGTCATGTCGCCGTTCGCGCACCCGCTCTTCACCGTCCTGACCGGCATCGGTTTCGGCATCGCCGCCTTCTCGGCGGAGCGCATGCGCCTGCGCCGCGCGCTGCTGCCGCTCGGCGGACTGCTGCTCGCGATGGGCATGCACGCGCTGTGGAACGGCTCCGCGGTCTTCGGCCAGTACGGGTTCTTCGCCGTGTACGCGCTCTTCATGCTGCCCTCGTTCGGGCTGCTGACCTGGCTGGCGATCTGGACCCGACAGCGCGAGCTGCGCATGATCCGCGCCGAACTGCCCGTGTACGCGGCGGCGGGCTGGCTCACCCCGCCCGAGCCGTACGCGCTCGGCTCGATGCGGGCCCGCGCGCTGGCCCGCGACTACGCCTCGTATGCCTGGGGGAAGGCCGCGGGCCGGGCGGTCATGGAGTACGAGACGTACGCGACGTCACTGGCGTTCCTGCGCCACCGGGGCCGCCGCGGCCGGGCGGGCGCCGACTTCGTCGTACGCGAGCGGGAGCTGCTCGAGAAGCTCTGGGAGCGCCGCGAACCGGCCCGGCCCGCCCTGGCCTACGCGGCCCGCGCCACCGCCCCGGTCATGCTCCCGATGCCGTACGCGCCGTACGGCCACCCCCACGCCGCGTACCCGCACGCCCCGTACACCCCCTACGCCCCTGCCGCGTACGCCACCGCTCCGTACGGGCAGCCGCAGCCCCGTCCGGCCTACGGCCACCCGGCCCACAACCCCTACCGCACCTAGGCGGAGGCCGCCGTCAGCGCCGACAGCTCGGCGTCCGTCAGGGCGAGGTCCGCCACCGCGAGCAGCGCGGGCAGCTGCTCTACCGTGCGCGCGGAGGCGAGCGGCGCCGCCACGGTGGGCTGCGCCGCGAGCCAGGCGAGGGCCACGGTCGCGACCTCCGCGTCATGCGCCTCGGCGATCTCGTCGAGCGCGGCGAGGACCCGGTCGCCCCGCTCACTGCCCACGTACTCCTCGACCCGGCCGCTGCGCGCGCTCTCGACGCGCGTGCCGGGGCGGTACTTGCCGGTGAGGAAGCCCGACGCGAGCGCGAAGTAGGGGATGGCGGCGAGGCCGGAGCGCGAGGCGAGCTCCTGGAGCCGGCCCTCGTAGGTGTCGCGGGAGACAAGGTTGTAGTGCGGCTGGAGCGCGACATAGCGCGCGAGGCCCTCGCGGTCGGAGAAGTCGAGGGATTCCTGGAGCCGCTCGGGGGAGATGTTGGAGGCGGCGATGGCGCGCACCTTGCCGGCCGTGACCAGCTCGTCCAGCGCCCCGATGATCTCCTCGACGGGGACCGAGGGGTCGTCGAAGTGGGTGTAGTACAGGTCGATGTAGTCGGTGCCGAGGCGGCGCAGCGAGGCGTCGGCGGCCCTCTTGATGGTGTCCGGGGCCAGGCCCTTGTACTCGGGGTGGGCGCCGGCCTTCGTGGCCAGGAGGATGTCGGAGCGGTTGCCGCGCTCGGCCAGCCACTCGCCGATGAGGGTCTCGGACTCGCCGCCCTCGTTCCCCTCCACCCAGCTCGAATAGGTGTCGGCGGTGTCGATGAAGTTGCCGCCCGCGGCGGTGTAGGCGTCGAGGACGGCGAAGGACGCCGTCCGGTCGGCGGTCCAGCCGAAGACGTTGCCGCCGAGGGCGAGCGGGAAGACCTCGAGGTCGGAAGAGCCAAGCGTGCGAAGAGAAGTCATGCGTTCCTCAACGGACCCGCCGGAAACGGAATTCCGGCGACTCCCCCAAATGAACGTCAAGTCGTCCGCTTCGGGTCAGGGGTTGAGGCCCTTGCTCTGGAGCCAGGCGAGCGGGTCGACGGTGGAGCCGCCCGCGGTGTGGACCTCCATGTGGAGGTGCGGTCCGGTGACGTTGCCGGTCGCGCCGACGCGCCCGATGACATCGCCGGTGCTGACCTTCTGTCCCGCGCTGACGTTCATCGAGGACTGGTGGCAGTACCAGACCTCGGTGCCGTCGCTCAGCTCCAGGACGGTGCGGTAGCCGTACGCGCCCGCCCAGCCGGCCTCCTTGACGGTGCCGGTGTGGACGGCCTTGAGCGGGGTACCCGTCGGTGCGGCGAAGTCGAGGCCGGTGTGGTGCCCGGAGGACCACATGGAGCCGGCGACACCGAAGTGCGACGTGATGGTGTACGAGGAGGTGGGCAGCGCGTAGCTCTTGGCGAGCTTGGCCCGGCGCTCGGCCAGGGCCTTGGCCTCGCGGGCCTCCTGCTCCTTCTTCTTCTTGGCGGCGGCCTTGGCGTCGGCCTTCCGCTCGGCCAGCTTCTGCTGGGCGGCGGCCTCCTCGGCGGCCTTCTTGACGGCGGCCTCCTCGGCCGCGGTCCGCACCGCGTCGTCCGCTTGGTCCTGCTGGTTCTCGGCCTGCTGCATGATGCGGGCGCGCAGTGCCTCGCCCGCGTCCGTGGCGCCCTGCTCGGCGTCGGTGGAGCTGACACCGGCGGCGCTGAGCGGAGCCGCGGCCATGACGGCTTCGGAGCCCGCGGGGGCGGCGGAGTCGTCGGAGAGGAGGGAGCCCACGCCGGGCAGGGACTCGGCCTCGGGGAGCGAGTCGGCGACGGCGCCGAGGTCGGGCATCGAGATGGAGACGGGCGCCTTGCCGTCCTGCGCGGTGGCTATGCCGCCCGCGCCGACGGCGGCGATGACGCCGACGCCCAGCACGGTGGAGCTGCGGGCGAGCCCGCCGCCGCCCTTCTTGTGCACACGGTGCCTGCCGCGGACGGGACGGACGGACTCCTCGGTGGGATTCCATTCCTCCCAGGTCTCCTGGTCGTAACCACCGAAGTCGTCGTCATTCGGTACGTACGCGGCTTGGGGAGCAGGCCGGTTGGACGCCACTGGGGCGCACTCCTTTCCTTCCTTCTCGCCTACCGGGTTAGCTGACGGGTTCGGAGCAGGAAGGTCTCCTACGGACAACCGGCACGGATGCACAGCTGCCCGATTCACCCCAAGTTGGTGGTTCCCCGGCTCCCTTGCGGGATTAGGCGTGTGCGCACGGAGCCGCCTCTAGTGACGGCTGGGACGACCGCGCTGCGTTATCGAACGTTAATAGACAGCGGTGCCGTATTCCAAGCTGTTCCGATTGATCATTAACGCTCGCGGGCGGGACTTAAGGGGCACGAGGGCTCTTACCGGGTCGAGTTGACCGTGCGTCACCCGAGGAAGTCACACACCGGAACTTCACATTCCCTTGACAGGACGTCAGTTGTGATGCGGAGGGCCGCACTTCAGTCACGGCCAGTGACACGGCTCTCCGCCGCGGCCTTCCCGTCCCCGGTGGCCGGCCGCCGCACCGCGAGCAGCGCCATGTCGTCCGTCGCCGCGCCACCGGTGTGCCGCCGCACCTCCTGCGTGAGCGTGGCGAGCAGCGTGTGCGGGCCCTCGCGGCCGGGGAAGATCCGCCCGGCGAGCCGGGTCGCGGGGTCGTAGAAGGCCCCGGTCGCGTCGCGCGCCTCCGAGAGACCGTCCGTGTAGAAGAGCAGCATCGCGCCGGGCGGGAACTCCGACTCGTCCGCCCGGTCCGGCCACGCCCCGAGCTCCCCCATGCCGAGCGGCAGCGCGGGCTCGCTCGGGGAGAGCACGCACAGCCGGCCGTCGCCCCGCAGCAGCAGCGGCTCCGGATGCCCCCGGTTCACCAGCCGTACGCAGCCGTCGCCGACCCGGATCTCCGCGAGGACGGCGGTGGTGAACCCCTCGAAGGCGTCGAGCCCGTCGCGCCGGGTGCCCTCCCGCGCGAGGGCCCGCTCCAGGCGCTGCGCCACCGCCTCCAGGGTGGTCTCCTGCTCGGCGGCCTCACGGAAGGCGCCGATGACGACGGCGACGGCGGCCACCGCGCCCATGCCCTTGCCACGGACGTCGCCGACGATGAGCCGTACGCCGTGCGGGGTGTCCTGTACGGCGTACAGATCACCGCCGATGAACGCGTCGGCCTGCGCGGCCTCGTACCGCGCCGCGAGGTCGAGCCCGCCGATGCGGGGATCGGGCTGCGGCAGCACGGCGCGCTGGGTGGCCTCGGCGATGGAGCGGGCGATGGCGAGCCGGTCGTTGCCCCGGCGCACGACGCGGTTGATGAAGATCGCGAGGGCCGCGACGGTCGCCACGGTGAGCAGTTCGGTGACGGCCTCGACATGGCCGCCGACGGAGCTGCCGTAGTGCAGCACGGTGACCGCGACCGAGGCCGCGACGCCCGTCAGGACGGTGCCGAGCAGCGAGTAGAAGGGGGCGGCGATCAGCGGGGCCGCCGTGAAGAGCGGGGCGGCGGTGAACTCGGGCGGGGTCAGGGCGTCGTACACGACTCCGACGACGAGGAGCAGGACGGGCAGTATCCGTACGAGGGTCCGCTCGTGCGCGGTGGCTCCGCTGCCGCCGGTACCTCCACGCTGCCCCACCGCTTGTCTCCCGCCGATCCCGCGCCCATCGCCGCGCTGCACCCAGGCTTCCTGGAGAGGGGTCCGGGTGCTAGCTGGTGTGGGCCGGACGGGTGACGGGAGGCGGGAAGAAGGGCACACCGCCCTGGAAGAGAGCCCGAAAACCCCGGAACCCAGAACCCGGCAAACACCGAAGGCCCGGATCCAGTGAGTGATCACTGGATCCGGGCCTTCGGCCTTGAGTAGCGGGGACAGGATTTGAACCTGCGACCTCTGGGTTATGAGCCCAGCGAGCTACCGAGCTGCTCCACCCCGCGTCGGTAAACACAACAGTACGCCATCCGAGGGGGTGAGGCGAACCAATACCCTCCGGGCACCCCTGCCGCGTGGCGTTAGCGGCGCTCTGGCGGCAACGTCGGCATCGAGGCGCTGCGGCACTCGGGCGAGGGCGATAGGGGCTTGACCCTGACGCTGCGTCAACGTTGCAGCCTCGTCGCATGACGAACAACAGCACTTCCACGGCCCGGCCGGCTCCACCGGTCGGCGGGTTCCAGGAGATCGACGGCCGCCGCCTCTTCGTGCACCGGTCGGGCAGCGGCGGGCCGGCCGTCGTGTTCCTGCCGGGCGCCAGCGCGGTCGGCCTGGACTATTCCGGTGCGCAGCAAGGGGTCGCGCGGTTCACCACCGCCGTGGTGTACGACCGTGGCGGCACGGGCTACAGCGACCCCCTCCCGCTGCCGCGCACCGCCGCCGAGGTCGCCACGGAGCTGCGCGAACTGCTGCGCGCCCAGGGCATCGCCGGCCCGTACGTACTCGCGGCGCACTCCCTGGGCGGTGCCTACGCGCACCGTTTCGCACAATTGTTCCCCGAGGACGTGGCGGGCCTGGTCTGGCTGGACGCCTTCCACCGTGACTGGGACGACTTCATGCCCCCCGCGGCGAGCCTGGCCGCGGCCGAGCGGATGGCACCCGACGTGGCGCAGCTCGAACAGATGCGCCCTGCCCTGCGCGAGATGCACGCCGAGCTGCTCGCGAACCACCCGGAGCACCTGCGGCAGCCGCTGCTCGAAGCCAAGGAGAGCGACGCGTGGCTCCGCTCCGGTGTCGCCGAGCGGAGCGGCCTCGCCGGACTCGCCGCCGAGCTGAAGGCCGGGCCGGACATACCCGACGTCCCGGTGGTCGCCCTCACCGTGGTGGGCGACGACCCCGCCCAGCAGGCGCCGGTGCCGGAGCGGACGGCGCGAGAGATGCGCGAGGGCAGGACGAGAATGGACGCCGCCCTGGTGGGCGCGGTCTCGCACGGGGAACAGCGCGTCCTCGACGACACCTTCCACCACCGGCTCTGCTTCGACCGTCCCGACGCCGTGATCCAGGCCGTCCGCGACGTCATCGACCGGGCGGCCCCGGCCCTGTACCGGCCCTGACCTCCGCCGCCTAAACTCCCGGCACGGATGATCACGACACGACACGACACGTCGCGTCACGTCACGTCGCGCCCACAGCCCGGAGGTGAACGGTGCTTACGATCAGCCAACTCGCGGCGGCGGCCGGAGTGACCGTACGCACCGTTCGCCACTACCACCACTTCGGCCTGCTGCCCGAGCCCGAGCGCGATGCCTCCGGCTACCGCCGCTACGGCGCGCAGGCGGCGGTGGATCTCATCCGGATCAGGACCCTCGCCGATGCCGGTGTCCCGCTGGCCCGTATCGACGCGCTGCTGCACGCGCGGCCGGCCGAATTCGCCTCGGCCCTGACCGACATCGACGCCGAGCTGGGGCGCAAGATCGAGCAGCTCAGCGAGTACCGCCGCCGGATCGCCGAACTGGACAGCGGTGAACGGCTCGTCCTGCCCCCCGAGGTGGTCGCCATCCTGGACCGGATGCGCGGCCTCGGGGTCAGCGAGCGCAGGGTACGGCTGGAGCGCGACTCGTGGATCCTGACGCAGGCGCTGGACCCGTCCTCCATGCCGAGGCGGATACGGGACAAGAGCGCCCGGTTCGACGACCCCGAGACGACGCGCCTGTATCTCGCCTGCGACCGGGCGGTGGACTGGGACCCCGACGATCCGCGCCTGGACCGACTCATCGACGAACTGGACGCATGGGAGAAGCGGCACGGACGGGACGGTGGCCGGCCGGGGAGCCCGAAGCTGGTCTTCTCCCGGATCTTCGGGGAGGCGTCACCGGCCTGGCAGCGCATCCTCGAAACACTGTCCCAGCGCGCCGAGCGGCGCCGGACCGCTGCCGAGCACGACGGCTGAGGCCGCCCCGCTCCGGTCCCGCCCGCCGGTCGACGCACACGCGCAACGCCCCGCCGGAACGAATCCGGGCGGGGCGTTGCGGTGCCGTACGTACTGCCATACGTCCGTACGTCAGACATCCGTACGTCATACGTCCATACGTCACACGTCCATACATGCATACGTCTGGTCAGGGGTGCCGGCGGCCTCAGGCGGCGGTGGTCAGTTCGGCGTCGCGGGTGACGTCCTGCCGGTCCGGGGCGGTGTGCTCCCCGGCCGCCGAGGTGTCCTCCCCGGCCGGGGCCTCGCGGTCCCGGATGAGGATGACGGCGAGGGCGGCCGCGGCCAGGACGCCCGCCGCCCCGGCCCAGAAGCTGGCGGACATCGCCTCGGTGAAGGCCTCGCGGGCCGTCGCGGCGAGCGCGGAGTCACCGGTGGCGGCGGCCAGGGCGAGCGCGTCGGACACGGAGTGGCTCGCCCCGGCGGGTGCGGCGTCGGGCATGGCTCCGGTGTAGGTGCGGGAGAGGACCGTGCCGAGGACGGCGACGCCGAGGGCCGCGCCGGCCTGCTGGACGGTGTCGTTGAGCGCGGAGCCGACCCCGGCGTGCTCGGCGGGGACCGCGCTCATCAGGGCGGCGGTCGCGGCGGGCATCGCCAGGCCACCACCGATGCCGATCAGCACCATCGCGGCGGCGAGCATCCCGAACCCGGCGTCGGAGGGCAGCGAGGCGAGCACCCCGAACCCGGCGGCGATGACGGCGAGGCCGGCGGCGGTCATGGGCCGGTTGCCGATCTTGTTGCCGAGGGTGGCACCGACGCCGTTGAACAGGAGCGTGGCGACGGCCATGGGGGCGAAGGCGAGGCCCGTCTCGGTGGGCGAGTAGCCGAGCACGAACTGGAGGTACTGGGTCAGGACCAGCATCAGGCCGCCGTTGGCGAAGGTCAGCAGGACGAGGGAGAAGCTGGCGCCGCTGAAGACGCGGTCGCGGAAGAGGCCGAGGGGGACCATCGGCGCATCGCAGCGGACCTCCCAGATCCCGAAGGCCACCAGGGAGACGACGGCGACGGAGAGCGAGACCTGCGTACTCGTCCCGCCGAGCCCGGCCTTGGCGGACTCGATGATCGTCCACACCAGCGCGGTCATCCCGGCCATCGAGAGCACCATGCCCAGCGGGTCGGCCTTGCGGGCGGGGCCCTTGGACTCCGGCATGAGGACGAGGGCGGCGGCGACGGCGAGGAGGGCGATCGGAACGTTCATCAGGAAGACGGCGCCCCACCAGAAGTGGGCGATCAGCACACCGCCGAGCACGGGCCCGCCGACCAGACCGACCACGGCCACCGCGCTCCAGGCACCGATCGCCTTGCGCCGCTCCTCGTCGTCGAAGACGGTGATCAGGATCGACAGCGTGCTGGGCATCACCAGGGCACCGCCTATGCCCATCAACACCCGCCCGGCGATGAGCTGTTCGGGGTTCTGCGCGACGGTGGCCAGCAGGGACGCGGCCCCGAAGAGCACCAGCCCCGCGATCATGACCCGCCGCCGCCCGAACCGGTCGGAGAGGCTGCCCGCGGTGAGCAGCAGGCCGGCGAAGACCAGGATGTAGGACTCGATGATCCACTGGATGTCCTGGGCGTCCGCGCCGAGGTCCTCGGCGATCGGCGGGACCGAGACGGTCAGGACCATGTTGTCGACGACCAGCACGAGCGTGCTCAGGCAGAGCACGATCAGGATGAGCCAGCGGCGCGGATGACGGCGCTCTTCCATCGTGGAACCCCTCAAGACATAGACGTGTGACGCGGACGGAGACCGGCCGGGAACTTCGGCGCGTACGCCGTGCCCCTCTTGCGAACACTGTACGCACAGCGCACGCTGTGCGCAATGAGCGAACGCCATACGCGCACCATGGCCCGGTCCCGCGGCGCCCGCACCCCGGGCCCACGAACGAGCGGTTCCCTTACGGCCGCCGGGTCACCGGCATGTCGCCGCCGTGCGGCCGGGATGAGGCTCGGGGGCAGGAAGAACCCCCCGGAAAGAAGCGACGGCCAGACTCGGAGGCACCACATGCACCGCTATATGCACAGCTATATGCACGGCTGGAGGCGCCCCAAGGGCGGACGCAGGACCCTCGCGTCGGCCGCGCTCACCACGCTCGCCCTGGTGTGCGGCGCCATGCCCGCCGCGGCCGACCCCCGCCCCGACG is a genomic window containing:
- a CDS encoding aldo/keto reductase; protein product: MTSLRTLGSSDLEVFPLALGGNVFGWTADRTASFAVLDAYTAAGGNFIDTADTYSSWVEGNEGGESETLIGEWLAERGNRSDILLATKAGAHPEYKGLAPDTIKRAADASLRRLGTDYIDLYYTHFDDPSVPVEEIIGALDELVTAGKVRAIAASNISPERLQESLDFSDREGLARYVALQPHYNLVSRDTYEGRLQELASRSGLAAIPYFALASGFLTGKYRPGTRVESARSGRVEEYVGSERGDRVLAALDEIAEAHDAEVATVALAWLAAQPTVAAPLASARTVEQLPALLAVADLALTDAELSALTAASA
- a CDS encoding alpha/beta hydrolase codes for the protein MTNNSTSTARPAPPVGGFQEIDGRRLFVHRSGSGGPAVVFLPGASAVGLDYSGAQQGVARFTTAVVYDRGGTGYSDPLPLPRTAAEVATELRELLRAQGIAGPYVLAAHSLGGAYAHRFAQLFPEDVAGLVWLDAFHRDWDDFMPPAASLAAAERMAPDVAQLEQMRPALREMHAELLANHPEHLRQPLLEAKESDAWLRSGVAERSGLAGLAAELKAGPDIPDVPVVALTVVGDDPAQQAPVPERTAREMREGRTRMDAALVGAVSHGEQRVLDDTFHHRLCFDRPDAVIQAVRDVIDRAAPALYRP
- a CDS encoding M23 family metallopeptidase; translated protein: MASNRPAPQAAYVPNDDDFGGYDQETWEEWNPTEESVRPVRGRHRVHKKGGGGLARSSTVLGVGVIAAVGAGGIATAQDGKAPVSISMPDLGAVADSLPEAESLPGVGSLLSDDSAAPAGSEAVMAAAPLSAAGVSSTDAEQGATDAGEALRARIMQQAENQQDQADDAVRTAAEEAAVKKAAEEAAAQQKLAERKADAKAAAKKKKEQEAREAKALAERRAKLAKSYALPTSSYTITSHFGVAGSMWSSGHHTGLDFAAPTGTPLKAVHTGTVKEAGWAGAYGYRTVLELSDGTEVWYCHQSSMNVSAGQKVSTGDVIGRVGATGNVTGPHLHMEVHTAGGSTVDPLAWLQSKGLNP
- a CDS encoding MFS transporter; the protein is MEERRHPRRWLILIVLCLSTLVLVVDNMVLTVSVPPIAEDLGADAQDIQWIIESYILVFAGLLLTAGSLSDRFGRRRVMIAGLVLFGAASLLATVAQNPEQLIAGRVLMGIGGALVMPSTLSILITVFDDEERRKAIGAWSAVAVVGLVGGPVLGGVLIAHFWWGAVFLMNVPIALLAVAAALVLMPESKGPARKADPLGMVLSMAGMTALVWTIIESAKAGLGGTSTQVSLSVAVVSLVAFGIWEVRCDAPMVPLGLFRDRVFSGASFSLVLLTFANGGLMLVLTQYLQFVLGYSPTETGLAFAPMAVATLLFNGVGATLGNKIGNRPMTAAGLAVIAAGFGVLASLPSDAGFGMLAAAMVLIGIGGGLAMPAATAALMSAVPAEHAGVGSALNDTVQQAGAALGVAVLGTVLSRTYTGAMPDAAPAGASHSVSDALALAAATGDSALAATAREAFTEAMSASFWAGAAGVLAAAALAVILIRDREAPAGEDTSAAGEHTAPDRQDVTRDAELTTAA
- a CDS encoding PrsW family intramembrane metalloprotease, which encodes MATSPPYPIPPEPPAPGELRRAHWWQRRAIRVAGLVTLLALSGLVILALVREQTGTEGFLVGLGLATVPVPLLVAAFRWLDRVAPGPWRNLLFSFAWGACAAALIAIVANSFAIRWIATATADPHSADTLGATVIAPVVEESAKAAAILLVFLFRRRDFTGIVDGMVIAGVTATGFAFTENILYLGNAFVTDQLSRDSGLASVTAATFFVRVVMSPFAHPLFTVLTGIGFGIAAFSAERMRLRRALLPLGGLLLAMGMHALWNGSAVFGQYGFFAVYALFMLPSFGLLTWLAIWTRQRELRMIRAELPVYAAAGWLTPPEPYALGSMRARALARDYASYAWGKAAGRAVMEYETYATSLAFLRHRGRRGRAGADFVVRERELLEKLWERREPARPALAYAARATAPVMLPMPYAPYGHPHAAYPHAPYTPYAPAAYATAPYGQPQPRPAYGHPAHNPYRT
- a CDS encoding MerR family transcriptional regulator, with product MLTISQLAAAAGVTVRTVRHYHHFGLLPEPERDASGYRRYGAQAAVDLIRIRTLADAGVPLARIDALLHARPAEFASALTDIDAELGRKIEQLSEYRRRIAELDSGERLVLPPEVVAILDRMRGLGVSERRVRLERDSWILTQALDPSSMPRRIRDKSARFDDPETTRLYLACDRAVDWDPDDPRLDRLIDELDAWEKRHGRDGGRPGSPKLVFSRIFGEASPAWQRILETLSQRAERRRTAAEHDG
- a CDS encoding PP2C family protein-serine/threonine phosphatase, translated to MGQRGGTGGSGATAHERTLVRILPVLLLVVGVVYDALTPPEFTAAPLFTAAPLIAAPFYSLLGTVLTGVAASVAVTVLHYGSSVGGHVEAVTELLTVATVAALAIFINRVVRRGNDRLAIARSIAEATQRAVLPQPDPRIGGLDLAARYEAAQADAFIGGDLYAVQDTPHGVRLIVGDVRGKGMGAVAAVAVVIGAFREAAEQETTLEAVAQRLERALAREGTRRDGLDAFEGFTTAVLAEIRVGDGCVRLVNRGHPEPLLLRGDGRLCVLSPSEPALPLGMGELGAWPDRADESEFPPGAMLLFYTDGLSEARDATGAFYDPATRLAGRIFPGREGPHTLLATLTQEVRRHTGGAATDDMALLAVRRPATGDGKAAAESRVTGRD